Part of the Nicotiana sylvestris chromosome 2, ASM39365v2, whole genome shotgun sequence genome, AAACACGTGCAAGTTTGTCTCCGACATATGCCACTTGATCATGAATTTCTTACAAAGCCTCTGTCAAATGGACCCAAATGACTAAAGACCGTATTAATATTCCTGGCGCCACCTAGCCTTCTACAGACACTACACTAGTATATTCTCAGTATTTAATTGTTCAGCTACTTGTCAATATTTCTTCTGGGGAGAATTCTACTATACTGTTAAACTTAAGATCTGATGAAATCAAAGCTGTAGTCTGCATGCACTTCGTTAAAAGCACTGTCTCTTTAATAATTTTAAACTGACTTCTTGTTTTTATCCATATTTTTTGCATTAAAAATCAGTAATTTAATGATTTTTGTTAAAATATATGTCCTCACATGCAGTAGGTTTGGTGGAATAATGAATGAAGGTGCGACGAAAGACAGCAAGTAGTATAATAAAGAGTAGAGTATACATGTCAATTACATACCTCAATAGAAGGCATAGTTACTGAAATATGGAGGTCTTTGCCATCATTTACAGCCTCCATCATAGTGATGCAGTGAGAACTCTCAACATTCTGAGCAGGGTCCTGGCCAGTGGCTAGATATACAGCGGAGACGATGTTACTGGCATGGGCATTGAAGCCACCGAGGGCACCAGCCATGGCTGAACCAGTAAGGTTCTTAAGCACGTTCAGCTCCACCAGAGAAGCAACCTCTGTTTTCAagactttcttcaccacttcttcaTTGATAATTGCCTCGCAAACTACCGATTTTCCTCTCCCTTCAATCCAGTTAACTGCTGCTGGCTTCTTGTCCGAGCAAAAGTTCCCTGTCATGTTtcaaataatttcaattaaataAACATCTCCACACCAACTAGGGGAAAAAATAATAGTAGTAGCAACAATAAATGAATATATAGAACCAAAAGACGTGTACTATAACTGGATCTATATGCAGTCTAAAGACAGAATAAATTGTATTGTACTTGATTATTCTTTTTTCCATGCACTGAATAGTACTAATATGGAATCTGCCATGAAGATAGACctagaattattattattattatttatttatttttggcttaGATAGAAAAAGTAGTActgaattataaataaaataaaagggtcgACGGAATACCAGATATGCCGATGACGTCCATGTCGGGATATTCATTCTGAAGGTAATCCAGAACGTTTTGCACACCTTTGGACACCATGTTCATTCCCATTGCATCACCAGTGCTACAGCTAAATCTCATATACAGATTTTTACCAGCTATAGCACATTGAATGCTCTGTAATCTGGCAAATCTGCTTGATCTGCAAAAAATCCCATTCAAAACAGAAATTATAAAACTTGAAATCACAATATTGGATAACATGCAGATTACAGATAATCTCAGCATTTATAAAATGGGCAAGTAGTTAGAATACTAGAAATTACCAATACTTTCTtgtccttttcccttttttttaaggTGGGTGAATTGAATAATGTATTAAGCGAAAAAGGATTttagaaaataaaggaaaaactATATTAAAAGAAAGAAACAGATCATGTTCTCATTAAAGACATCAACATTAAGAGATCCTAAAAGGGGAAAGCTTAAGAAAAATTGTAACAGAAAATATTGACACAAGATATAGAAAGAGAAGCAAAACTTAAATGCTCTGTTTGAACTATTTCATGCTAACTCTCACCAACTATACAAGAGCTCCAACATTTCAGTAATTTAAAACTACCAGTTATTTATCGTGTTTTTGAAGGAAATTAAGCATAATAATATACTCCTACGTCTTGGAAAATAATAAGCATAAgacgaaaaataaaataaagaagagGAAGACGAACACTTACTTGTTGAAAACAAGTGACAGAGTCTCAAAATTCAGGGGATCCTCAACGAAGAACTTCAAATCCGCAGCCCTTTTCGCAGTGGCGAACCTGACCACAGGAGCTCTTGTCATCCCATCTCTGAGCAACACACTAGTGGCGCCACCAGAAGCAAAGATGGCCTTACAACCCCTGTTGGTGCTAGCCACTAAACATCCTTCCGTCGTCGCCATTGGCACCGAATACTCTCTCCCATCAAGCAACAATGGCCCCGCAATTCCCACGGGTATCTGTACGTATCCTACAGGCATCTCACAGCACTGCCCAAGGATAGATTCATAATCAAATCCCTCCAACGGTAGCCCTTCCAATGACTTCCCTGTAATCCTCTGCAACGCCTCTCTACGAACAGAAGCTGCCCGTTTGCAATCACCAAGCTTCGATTCCAAAGA contains:
- the LOC104229786 gene encoding 3-hydroxy-3-methylglutaryl-coenzyme A reductase 1; amino-acid sequence: MDVRRRPVKPFYSSKDDVSAGEPLKPHKQTQQVSSPKASDALPLPLYLTNGLFFTMFFSVMYFLLVRWREKIRNSTPLHMVTFSELAAMVSLIASVIYLLGFFGIGFVQSFVSRSNSDSWDVEDENTEQFIIEEDSRRGPCAAATTLGCTAVPPPPVRQIVPMVPQQPAKVALSVAEKPAPIITPAVSENDEEIIQSVVQGKTPSYSLESKLGDCKRAASVRREALQRITGKSLEGLPLEGFDYESILGQCCEMPVGYVQIPVGIAGPLLLDGREYSVPMATTEGCLVASTNRGCKAIFASGGATSVLLRDGMTRAPVVRFATAKRAADLKFFVEDPLNFETLSLVFNKSSRFARLQSIQCAIAGKNLYMRFSCSTGDAMGMNMVSKGVQNVLDYLQNEYPDMDVIGISGNFCSDKKPAAVNWIEGRGKSVVCEAIINEEVVKKVLKTEVASLVELNVLKNLTGSAMAGALGGFNAHASNIVSAVYLATGQDPAQNVESSHCITMMEAVNDGKDLHISVTMPSIEVGTVGGGTQLASQSACLNLLGVKGANREAAGSNARLLATIVAGSVLAGELSLMSAISAGQLVKSHMKYNRSSKDVTKASS